CCTGGCTAAGTCAGAAGGCCGCACAGCCTTGACAGGCCCTTTGCCACGGGAGTAAGCCGTTGCGGAATGAGTGAGGCGGGGCGGCGTACTACGAACGAGACGGCAGCCGACGAGGCGGGGCTCGTTCGTGCGGCTCAGGCAGGAGACTCGCGGGCTTTCTCGGAGATCGTGATCCGCTATCAGCGGGCCATCTACCGAGTCGCCTATGGGTTCACACGCGTTCCCGCGGATGCGGACGACCTGGCCCAGGAGACCTTCGTGCGGGCCTATCAGGCGATCGGCCGCTTTCGCGTGGGCGAGCCGCTCTATCCATGGCTCGCGAGGATCGCGTCGAACCTGGCGCTCTCCCTCCTGAGGAGCCGCCGACGGAAGCCCGAGACCCCGCTCGAGCCGTTGCTCGAAGCAGGACAGCAGTGGGGGAAGGAGGAGGATCCCGGCCGCGCCGTCATGGACCGGGAGCAGAAGGAGCATCTGAAACAGGCGCTGTCGGAGCTTTCGCCCGAGCACCAGGCCGTGCTGGTGCTGCGAGGCGTCGAGGAGATGTCATACGAGGAGATCGCCAGGACGTTGAACGTTCCGCTCGGCACCGTGATGTCTCGGCTGTCACGCGCGCGCACCGAGCTGAAGACACGACTCGCGGCAAAGACCGGAGAGACTCATGAGCCACCTGCGTCCTGAAGAGCTGAGCGCCACGCTCGACGACGCGCTTCACGGCGAAGCGCGGGAACGGGCGGAGCGTCATCTCGCCGGCTGCGCGTCGTGCCGGGAGGCGCTCAGAGCACTTGCCAATCAGGATGCAAGCCTCCGCTCGGCGCTCACCCACGACCCCGGAGAGGCGTACTTCCAGGACTTCGCCGCGCGCGTGGAGGACCGCATCCGCGCCGCGGGCCTCAAGGGCGCTCAGGCCCGTCTCGACCGCGAGGGCTTCTGGGGCTGGCTCTCGTCTCCTCGCCGTCTCGCGTGGGCCGGAGCCGTCGCCGCCATCATCGGCGGCGCCGGCATCGTCATGCTCACCGGACGGCATCAGCGTCTGCTGCTCGAGAGCCCGCGGATCGAGCGCGGCCGCCAGGCACAGGAGATCAACCCCCCGCAGTCCGAGCAGGAGAGGATCGCCGCCGGCGATGAAGCTCAGAAGGACGTCGGTGCTGGAGCCAAGGAATCGAAGCTCGGCGACCAGGCCAGTCTTTCTCAGGAGGAAGCCGGCGCTCTCCGCGAAGCGCCGCAGAGCGCACCCGCGCCGCAAGCCGAGCCACCCGCGCGTGGAGAGGCTTCGACCGGCGCAGCGCCCCTGCGCGCTCAGGAAGTCCGGCGCAGCGTCTCCGGCGAGGACGTGCCCGTGTCCGGACAGTCCAGGTCCTTCGCCCAGGCGCCGGCGCCCGCGTCACCCACCACCGGATCGCGAAGCGCCCTTTCGGCCAAGCCGCAGGCGGCGTCACCCATGGAGCAGCAACCCACCGCGAACCTCGCGCCCCGGGATCGCGACGCCTCCACTCGTCTTTGCGGCCGGGTGGTGGATGCGCGCCAGCGTCCCGTGCCTGGCGCCACCGTGGCGCTCGCCGACCGCGGACTCGTGACCAACGCCGGGCCGGACGGGCGCTTCTGCTTCGACGCGGCCGCCGGTCTGCACGAGCTGTCGGTCATGGCGGTCGGCTACGAAGCCACGCGGCTCCAGGTGCGGATCGAAGGGGAATCATCCGAGGCGCTCGTGACGCTGCGCCCGGTCACGGTGCTCGACGGCCCCCTGGCGAAAGCGCCCGCCGTCAAACCCACGTCACCGAGCATGGGAACCCTCGCATCGCCCCAGGGCAAGGCCGCCGGCGATGCCACG
The sequence above is a segment of the Candidatus Eisenbacteria bacterium genome. Coding sequences within it:
- a CDS encoding carboxypeptidase regulatory-like domain-containing protein — translated: MSHLRPEELSATLDDALHGEARERAERHLAGCASCREALRALANQDASLRSALTHDPGEAYFQDFAARVEDRIRAAGLKGAQARLDREGFWGWLSSPRRLAWAGAVAAIIGGAGIVMLTGRHQRLLLESPRIERGRQAQEINPPQSEQERIAAGDEAQKDVGAGAKESKLGDQASLSQEEAGALREAPQSAPAPQAEPPARGEASTGAAPLRAQEVRRSVSGEDVPVSGQSRSFAQAPAPASPTTGSRSALSAKPQAASPMEQQPTANLAPRDRDASTRLCGRVVDARQRPVPGATVALADRGLVTNAGPDGRFCFDAAAGLHELSVMAVGYEATRLQVRIEGESSEALVTLRPVTVLDGPLAKAPAVKPTSPSMGTLASPQGKAAGDATYGYLEEPVSTKASAALERARAASRRADSMGTPSAFDAAAAAWAKVVPLAASGPPRSDARYEVAEARFRAWQLAPTSSRAKSARAAIDAFLGAEPAGARRDQVTGWRAQLPR
- a CDS encoding sigma-70 family RNA polymerase sigma factor is translated as MSEAGRRTTNETAADEAGLVRAAQAGDSRAFSEIVIRYQRAIYRVAYGFTRVPADADDLAQETFVRAYQAIGRFRVGEPLYPWLARIASNLALSLLRSRRRKPETPLEPLLEAGQQWGKEEDPGRAVMDREQKEHLKQALSELSPEHQAVLVLRGVEEMSYEEIARTLNVPLGTVMSRLSRARTELKTRLAAKTGETHEPPAS